A part of Anaerotignum faecicola genomic DNA contains:
- a CDS encoding LexA family protein — protein MDNSKTILAKNIRYLMEQKQKTRTELCEALGVKYTTLSDWVNGKTYPRIDKIERMAAYFGVEKSALLEDRNHLPQDAIPYTPRPTKPIPIVGVVNCGMPLLAEDNIEGYIETPLEDLNSGEEYFWLRAKGDSMTNIGIHEGDFLLIRKQSNVDSGDIAVVSVNGDDATLKRVIKKENAIVLQPENPAYEMKIFVGKEMEDVHIRGRLMKLEKRF, from the coding sequence ATGGACAACAGTAAAACCATACTGGCGAAAAATATCCGCTATCTCATGGAACAGAAGCAAAAAACAAGAACCGAGCTTTGCGAAGCACTTGGCGTAAAATATACCACCCTCAGCGACTGGGTAAACGGAAAAACCTATCCCCGCATTGATAAAATCGAGCGGATGGCGGCGTATTTCGGTGTGGAAAAATCTGCCCTTCTGGAGGACAGAAACCATCTGCCGCAGGATGCCATCCCCTATACCCCTCGCCCGACAAAGCCAATCCCCATTGTTGGCGTGGTCAACTGCGGCATGCCCCTTCTGGCAGAGGATAATATTGAGGGCTATATCGAAACACCCTTGGAGGATTTAAACAGCGGCGAGGAATATTTCTGGCTGCGTGCCAAGGGGGATAGTATGACAAATATTGGTATCCACGAAGGAGATTTTCTGCTCATCCGCAAACAAAGCAACGTGGACAGCGGTGATATCGCCGTCGTTTCCGTCAATGGGGACGATGCCACCCTCAAGCGCGTGATAAAAAAGGAAAATGCGATTGTTCTCCAGCCTGAAAACCCCGCGTATGAAATGAAAATCTTCGTCGGCAAGGAGATGGAGGATGTTCATATCCGTGGACGGCTGATGAAGCTGGAAAAACGCTTTTAA